From Streptomyces yatensis, one genomic window encodes:
- the sucD gene encoding succinate--CoA ligase subunit alpha, which translates to MAIFLTKESKVIVQGMTGSEGQKHTRRMLASGTNIVGGVNPRKAGTTVDFDGTEIPVFGSVKEAIDATGADVTVIFVPEKFTKGAVIEAIDAEIPLAVVITEGIAVHDSANFWAYAGKKGNKTRIIGPNCPGLITPGQSNAGIIPADITKPGRIGLVSKSGTLTYQMMYELRDIGFSSCVGIGGDPIIGTTHIDALAAFEADPDTDLIVMIGEIGGDAEERAADFIKANVTKPVVGYVAGFTAPEGKTMGHAGAIVSGSSGTAQAKKEALEAAGVKVGKTPSETARLARAALAG; encoded by the coding sequence ATGGCTATCTTCCTCACCAAGGAAAGCAAGGTCATCGTCCAGGGGATGACCGGGTCCGAGGGGCAGAAGCACACCCGTCGGATGCTTGCCTCGGGCACCAACATCGTCGGCGGTGTGAACCCCCGCAAGGCCGGCACCACCGTGGACTTCGACGGCACCGAGATCCCGGTCTTCGGCTCCGTCAAGGAGGCCATCGACGCCACCGGCGCCGATGTCACGGTCATCTTCGTCCCGGAGAAGTTCACCAAGGGCGCGGTCATCGAGGCGATCGACGCCGAGATTCCGCTCGCCGTCGTGATCACCGAGGGCATCGCCGTCCACGACTCGGCGAACTTCTGGGCCTACGCGGGCAAGAAGGGCAACAAGACCCGCATCATCGGCCCGAACTGCCCGGGTCTGATCACGCCGGGTCAGTCGAACGCGGGCATCATCCCGGCCGACATCACCAAGCCCGGCCGGATCGGTCTGGTGTCGAAGTCCGGCACCCTGACCTACCAGATGATGTACGAGCTGCGGGACATCGGCTTCTCGTCCTGCGTGGGCATCGGCGGTGACCCGATCATCGGCACCACCCACATCGACGCCCTCGCCGCCTTCGAGGCCGACCCCGACACCGACCTGATCGTCATGATCGGCGAGATCGGCGGCGACGCCGAGGAGCGGGCCGCGGACTTCATCAAGGCCAACGTCACCAAGCCGGTCGTCGGCTATGTGGCGGGCTTCACCGCGCCCGAGGGCAAGACGATGGGCCACGCGGGTGCCATCGTCTCCGGCTCCTCCGGCACCGCTCAGGCGAAGAAGGAGGCCCTCGAGGCCGCGGGCGTGAAGGTCGGCAAGACCCCGTCCGAGACCGCGCGCCTGGCGCGCGCCGCCCTGGCCGGCTGA
- a CDS encoding helix-turn-helix domain-containing protein: protein MPRWRDLPEGLDPQVQEFTGQLRTIVERSGLSVVAVADRTGYSKSSWERYLGGRLLPPQGAVEALAEATGADVHHLSTLWELAERAWSRSEMRHDVTMEAISVAQARAAIEEFDPAAQGAGARKNGRPSKKSRPSVELPEPDQPLVATAPVFSAHAAPAERVPGPSGPPSPAVSPPSPSSPSPSPSGTVRKRVALFTGGLVGALLLVAGAVLLIDAGGDGEKRGERPTTAPATSARQLPAGVKCAGEDCGGQDPQAMGCGTAATTTADATVGTAYVEVRYSRTCRAAWARITRAAPGDVIQIKAPGARGGADRARNGRAGADGDAYTTMIPVDATARTTACATLTGGTRGCTAPGDQG, encoded by the coding sequence ATGCCTCGTTGGAGGGACCTGCCGGAGGGACTCGATCCGCAGGTACAGGAGTTCACCGGTCAGCTGCGCACGATCGTCGAGCGCAGCGGGCTGAGCGTCGTCGCCGTCGCCGACCGCACCGGCTACAGCAAGAGTTCATGGGAGCGCTATCTGGGCGGGCGGCTGCTGCCGCCGCAGGGCGCGGTGGAGGCCCTGGCCGAGGCCACGGGCGCCGATGTCCATCACCTCAGCACCCTGTGGGAGTTGGCGGAGCGGGCCTGGAGCCGCTCCGAGATGCGGCACGACGTCACGATGGAGGCCATCAGCGTCGCGCAGGCGCGGGCCGCCATCGAGGAGTTCGACCCGGCGGCGCAGGGGGCGGGCGCCCGGAAGAACGGCCGCCCCTCGAAGAAGAGCCGGCCGAGCGTGGAACTGCCCGAACCCGATCAGCCGTTGGTCGCGACGGCCCCGGTGTTCTCGGCTCACGCGGCACCGGCCGAGCGGGTGCCGGGCCCCTCCGGCCCGCCGTCGCCCGCCGTGTCCCCTCCGTCGCCGTCCTCGCCGTCCCCCTCGCCCTCCGGGACGGTACGGAAGCGTGTCGCGCTGTTCACCGGGGGCCTCGTCGGCGCGCTCTTACTCGTCGCCGGTGCCGTCCTGCTGATCGATGCGGGCGGCGACGGCGAGAAGCGCGGGGAGCGGCCGACCACCGCACCGGCCACCAGCGCGCGTCAGCTGCCGGCGGGCGTCAAGTGCGCGGGGGAGGACTGCGGCGGCCAGGATCCGCAGGCCATGGGGTGCGGCACCGCCGCGACGACCACCGCGGACGCCACCGTCGGCACCGCGTATGTCGAGGTCCGCTACAGCAGGACCTGCCGGGCGGCCTGGGCCCGTATCACCCGGGCGGCCCCGGGCGATGTGATCCAGATCAAGGCGCCGGGCGCGCGGGGTGGCGCGGACCGCGCCCGGAACGGCAGGGCCGGCGCCGACGGCGACGCCTACACCACGATGATCCCGGTGGACGCCACCGCGCGGACCACCGCGTGCGCCACGCTCACGGGCGGTACGCGCGGCTGCACGGCCCCCGGCGATCAGGGGTGA
- a CDS encoding bifunctional methylenetetrahydrofolate dehydrogenase/methenyltetrahydrofolate cyclohydrolase, protein MTAQILDGKATAAAIKSDLVSRVEALKAKGIHPGLGTVLVGEDPGSKWYVAGKHRDCAEIGVESLRRDLPETATQEEIEAAVRELNEDPACTGYIVQLPLPKGIDTNRVLELMDPAKDADGLHPMNLGRLVLNESGPLPCTPQGVIQLLRHHGVEINGAHVVVVGRGITVGRSIGLLLTRRSENATVTLCHTGTRDLPGILRQADIIVAAAGVRHLIGPDDVKPGAAVLDVGVSRDEHGKIAGDVHPGVAEVAAWISPNPGGVGPMTRAQLLVNVVEAAERNAKADADAGAGHDG, encoded by the coding sequence ATGACCGCCCAGATTCTCGATGGCAAGGCAACCGCAGCCGCGATCAAGTCCGATCTCGTCAGCCGCGTGGAGGCGCTCAAGGCCAAGGGCATCCATCCCGGCCTCGGCACGGTGCTGGTGGGCGAGGACCCCGGCAGCAAGTGGTACGTCGCGGGCAAGCACCGCGACTGCGCCGAGATCGGCGTCGAGTCCCTCCGGCGCGACCTGCCCGAGACCGCCACCCAGGAGGAGATCGAGGCGGCGGTGCGGGAGCTCAACGAGGACCCGGCCTGCACGGGCTACATCGTCCAGCTGCCGCTCCCCAAGGGCATCGACACCAACCGGGTGCTGGAGCTGATGGACCCGGCCAAGGACGCCGACGGACTGCACCCGATGAACCTCGGCCGGCTGGTGCTCAATGAGAGCGGCCCGCTGCCGTGCACGCCCCAGGGCGTCATCCAGCTGCTGCGCCACCACGGTGTGGAGATCAATGGCGCGCATGTGGTGGTCGTCGGCCGGGGCATCACCGTGGGCCGGTCGATCGGGCTGCTGCTGACCCGCCGCTCCGAGAACGCCACGGTCACCCTCTGCCACACCGGCACCCGCGACCTGCCCGGGATCCTGCGCCAGGCCGACATCATCGTGGCGGCCGCCGGGGTGCGGCATCTGATCGGCCCGGATGACGTGAAGCCGGGCGCGGCGGTGCTCGACGTGGGCGTCAGCCGGGACGAGCACGGCAAGATCGCCGGCGATGTGCACCCCGGTGTGGCCGAGGTCGCTGCCTGGATCTCGCCGAACCCGGGTGGCGTCGGCCCGATGACCCGCGCCCAGCTGCTGGTCAACGTGGTGGAGGCCGCGGAGCGGAACGCGAAGGCGGACGCCGACGCCGGTGCCGGCCATGACGGCTGA
- the purH gene encoding bifunctional phosphoribosylaminoimidazolecarboxamide formyltransferase/IMP cyclohydrolase: MTAEGTKRPIRRALVSVYDKTGLEELARGLHAAGVQLVSTGSTAAKIAAAGVPVTKVEELTGFPECLDGRVKTLHPRVHAGILADLRLDSHRAQLQELGVEPFELVVVNLYPFRETVASGASPDECVEQIDIGGPSMVRAAAKNHPSVAVVVNPERYDDVLKAAADGGFDLEGRKRLAAEAFQHTAAYDVAVANWFAADYVAADDSSFPEFLGATVTRKNVLRYGENPHQPAALYSDGSGKGLAEAEQLHGKEMSFNNYTDTEAARRAAYDHTEPCVAIIKHANPCGIAIGADVAEAHRKAHACDPLSAFGGVIAVNRPVSVAMAEQVAEIFTEVIVAPAYEDGAVEVLARKKNIRVLRCAEAPADLAEQRPIEGGLLLQAKDRLQAEGDDPANWTLATGAALDADGLAELAFAWRSCRAVKSNAILLAKGGATVGVGMGQVNRVDSAKLAVERAGAERAAGSYAASDAFFPFPDGFEVLAEAGVTAVVQPGGSVRDEQVVEAAQKAGVTMYFTGTRHFFH, encoded by the coding sequence GTGACCGCCGAAGGTACCAAGCGGCCCATCCGCCGCGCGCTGGTCAGCGTCTACGACAAGACGGGTCTCGAGGAGCTGGCCCGAGGGCTGCACGCGGCGGGTGTCCAGCTCGTCTCGACCGGCTCGACGGCCGCGAAGATCGCCGCCGCGGGCGTCCCGGTCACCAAGGTCGAGGAGCTGACCGGCTTCCCCGAGTGTCTCGACGGCCGCGTCAAGACGCTGCACCCGCGCGTCCACGCGGGCATCCTGGCCGACCTGCGGCTCGACTCGCACCGTGCGCAGCTCCAGGAGCTGGGCGTGGAGCCCTTCGAGCTGGTCGTGGTCAACCTCTATCCGTTCCGCGAGACGGTCGCCTCGGGCGCCTCGCCGGACGAGTGCGTCGAGCAGATCGACATCGGCGGGCCCTCCATGGTCCGGGCGGCCGCCAAGAATCACCCGTCCGTGGCCGTGGTCGTCAACCCCGAGCGGTACGACGACGTCCTCAAGGCCGCCGCGGACGGCGGTTTCGACCTGGAGGGGCGCAAGCGGCTGGCGGCCGAGGCGTTCCAGCACACGGCGGCGTACGACGTGGCGGTGGCCAACTGGTTCGCGGCGGACTACGTGGCGGCGGACGACTCCTCCTTCCCGGAGTTCCTGGGCGCCACCGTCACCCGTAAGAACGTGCTGCGCTACGGCGAGAACCCGCACCAGCCGGCCGCGCTCTACTCCGACGGCAGCGGTAAGGGGCTCGCGGAGGCCGAGCAGCTGCACGGCAAGGAGATGTCGTTCAACAACTACACCGACACCGAGGCCGCCCGCCGGGCCGCGTACGACCACACCGAGCCCTGTGTCGCGATCATCAAGCACGCCAACCCGTGCGGGATCGCGATCGGGGCGGATGTCGCCGAGGCGCACCGTAAGGCGCACGCCTGCGACCCGCTGTCGGCCTTCGGCGGGGTGATCGCCGTCAACCGCCCGGTGTCGGTCGCCATGGCCGAGCAGGTCGCCGAGATCTTCACCGAGGTGATCGTCGCCCCGGCGTACGAGGACGGCGCGGTCGAGGTGCTGGCCCGTAAGAAGAACATCCGCGTGCTGCGCTGCGCGGAGGCGCCGGCGGACCTCGCCGAGCAGCGTCCCATCGAGGGCGGCCTGCTGCTGCAGGCCAAGGACCGTCTCCAGGCCGAGGGCGACGACCCGGCCAACTGGACCCTCGCCACGGGCGCGGCGCTGGACGCCGACGGCCTCGCCGAGCTGGCCTTCGCCTGGCGCTCCTGCCGCGCGGTGAAGTCCAACGCGATCCTGCTCGCCAAGGGCGGCGCCACGGTCGGCGTCGGCATGGGCCAGGTCAACCGCGTGGACTCGGCGAAGCTGGCCGTCGAGCGGGCCGGTGCCGAGCGCGCCGCCGGTTCGTACGCCGCCTCCGACGCCTTCTTCCCGTTCCCGGACGGCTTCGAGGTGCTCGCCGAGGCGGGCGTCACGGCCGTGGTGCAGCCGGGCGGCTCGGTCCGTGACGAGCAGGTGGTGGAGGCCGCCCAGAAGGCGGGCGTCACCATGTACTTCACGGGCACACGCCACTTCTTCCACTGA
- a CDS encoding cell division protein PerM — protein sequence MTQTTDRSPSVSSRDRSTPRRSSAIREAFLGGVVAAGLGLGTFAVVVLLLWITSSSPASSPDGALHVAADLWLLGHGADLVRTETLSGHTAPVGLTPLLLGMVPCWLLYRAAQHAVYQAEPDEGEGQEGREGQWVPEGSVVDPESVVEPRTAFAWVTGGYLMVGTAAALYASGGPLHVDLLSALLHLPVVAAAIAAVGVWTASGRFPLRLPGRVNAGLRRLPGIGPTVRTAASLAASLAASLAARGWCRRHRLTAALRAGTSGLVVLLGSGALLTATSMLSHAGAVQVTFLNLSDVWSGRFAVLLVSLALLPNAIVWGAAYGVGAGFTVGGGSVVAPLGITSYPQLPHFPLVAALPTDGSGGPLVWLTGIAAGASVAWFIGVAAVRRPGKGEPRPPWGWGETLILAGLAAGGCAAAMALLAGVSGGPLGIGILADLGPSWWRTGMITLAWTGVIGVPGAVVLRWYRLCVPTRASWPEWKATRAARRASRAQARTEAKEARAVRAAAKAEARAVRAAAKAEEAEARAAMRPPVASPMESAEVREAMAEPWWQWLRPGASDAQRKRNRKLDAGGGAGTEAGVSTMAGLATPAGTPNAAGTADRPRRWTLNRKRTPEPHPHPHPHPQPPTEPQPATPDLPPPLDDTRREP from the coding sequence GTGACGCAAACGACCGATCGCAGCCCGTCGGTGTCCTCACGTGACCGTTCCACGCCCCGGCGCTCCTCCGCCATCAGGGAGGCGTTCCTCGGCGGTGTGGTCGCCGCGGGGCTCGGCCTCGGCACGTTCGCCGTGGTCGTACTGCTCCTGTGGATCACCTCCTCGTCCCCCGCCAGCAGCCCCGACGGGGCCCTGCATGTCGCCGCCGACCTGTGGCTGCTCGGCCATGGCGCCGACCTCGTGCGCACCGAGACGCTCTCCGGCCACACCGCGCCCGTCGGGCTGACCCCGCTGCTGCTCGGCATGGTGCCGTGCTGGCTGCTCTACCGGGCCGCCCAGCACGCCGTCTACCAGGCGGAACCGGACGAGGGCGAGGGGCAGGAGGGGCGGGAGGGGCAGTGGGTGCCCGAGGGCTCCGTCGTCGATCCGGAGTCCGTCGTCGAACCGCGCACCGCCTTCGCCTGGGTGACCGGCGGCTATCTGATGGTCGGCACCGCGGCCGCGCTGTACGCCTCGGGCGGGCCGCTGCATGTCGACCTGCTCAGCGCGCTGCTGCATCTGCCGGTCGTCGCCGCGGCCATCGCCGCCGTCGGCGTCTGGACGGCGAGCGGACGGTTCCCGCTCCGCCTGCCCGGCCGTGTGAACGCCGGACTGCGGCGGCTCCCCGGCATCGGCCCGACCGTACGGACGGCCGCGTCCCTGGCCGCGTCCTTGGCCGCCTCCCTGGCCGCGCGCGGCTGGTGCCGGCGCCACCGGCTGACCGCGGCGCTACGGGCGGGGACCAGCGGTCTCGTCGTCCTGCTCGGCAGCGGTGCGCTCCTTACGGCGACCTCGATGCTGAGCCACGCGGGCGCCGTCCAAGTGACATTCCTCAACCTCAGCGATGTGTGGTCGGGGCGGTTCGCGGTGCTGCTGGTGAGCCTGGCGCTGCTGCCGAACGCCATCGTCTGGGGCGCCGCGTACGGGGTCGGCGCGGGCTTCACGGTCGGCGGCGGCAGTGTGGTCGCGCCGCTGGGCATCACCTCCTACCCCCAGCTGCCGCACTTCCCCCTGGTCGCCGCGCTGCCCACGGACGGCTCCGGCGGGCCACTGGTCTGGCTCACGGGAATCGCGGCCGGGGCGTCGGTGGCCTGGTTCATCGGGGTCGCGGCGGTGCGGCGCCCCGGCAAGGGCGAGCCCAGGCCGCCCTGGGGCTGGGGCGAGACGCTGATCCTCGCCGGGCTGGCGGCGGGCGGCTGCGCGGCCGCGATGGCGCTGCTGGCCGGGGTCTCGGGCGGCCCGCTGGGCATCGGCATCCTCGCCGACCTGGGCCCGAGCTGGTGGCGTACGGGCATGATCACGCTGGCCTGGACGGGAGTGATCGGGGTGCCCGGTGCGGTGGTGCTGCGCTGGTACCGGTTGTGCGTTCCTACGAGGGCCTCCTGGCCGGAGTGGAAGGCGACGCGGGCGGCGCGGCGGGCGTCCCGCGCACAGGCCCGAACGGAGGCCAAGGAGGCCCGTGCGGTGCGGGCTGCCGCCAAGGCGGAGGCCCGTGCGGTGCGGGCCGCGGCCAAGGCGGAGGAGGCAGAGGCCCGGGCGGCGATGCGGCCTCCGGTGGCCTCGCCCATGGAGTCCGCCGAGGTGCGCGAGGCGATGGCCGAGCCGTGGTGGCAGTGGCTGCGGCCGGGGGCATCGGACGCCCAACGCAAGCGGAACCGGAAGCTGGATGCTGGCGGTGGTGCTGGTACGGAGGCGGGGGTCAGCACGATGGCCGGGCTCGCGACCCCGGCGGGCACCCCGAACGCCGCCGGGACGGCGGACCGCCCACGCCGCTGGACGCTGAACCGAAAGCGCACCCCCGAGCCACACCCGCACCCGCACCCGCACCCGCAGCCACCCACCGAGCCCCAGCCCGCGACGCCTGACCTGCCACCCCCACTGGACGACACCCGCCGCGAACCGTAA
- a CDS encoding malate dehydrogenase yields MTRTPVTVTVTGAAGQIGYALLFRIASGQLLGADVPVKLRLLEIPQGLKAAEGTAMELDDCAFPLLQGIDISDDPNVGFDGANVALLVGARPRTKGMERGDLLEANGGIFKPQGKAINDHAADDIKVLVVGNPANTNALIAQAAAPDVPAERFTAMTRLDHNRALSQLSKKTGVPVGEIKKLTIWGNHSATQYPDVFHAEVAGKNAAEVVNDEQWLADTFIPTVAKRGAAIIEARGASSAASAANAAIDHVHTWVNGTDADNWTSAGVVSDGSYGVPEGLISSFPVTAANGKFEIVQGLDVNEFSRTRIDASVKELEEEREAVRGLGLI; encoded by the coding sequence ATGACCCGCACTCCCGTCACCGTCACCGTCACCGGCGCGGCCGGCCAGATCGGCTACGCGCTGCTCTTCCGCATCGCCTCCGGTCAGCTCCTCGGCGCGGACGTGCCGGTCAAGCTGCGTCTCCTGGAGATCCCGCAGGGGCTGAAGGCCGCCGAGGGCACCGCGATGGAGCTCGACGACTGCGCCTTCCCGCTCCTCCAGGGCATCGACATCTCGGACGACCCGAACGTGGGCTTCGACGGTGCGAACGTCGCCCTGCTCGTCGGCGCCCGCCCGCGTACCAAGGGCATGGAGCGCGGCGATCTGCTGGAGGCCAACGGCGGCATCTTCAAGCCGCAGGGCAAGGCCATCAACGACCATGCCGCGGACGACATCAAGGTCCTGGTCGTGGGCAACCCGGCCAACACCAACGCGCTCATCGCGCAGGCCGCCGCGCCGGACGTACCGGCCGAGCGCTTCACCGCGATGACCAGGCTGGACCACAACCGCGCCCTGTCGCAGCTCTCGAAGAAGACCGGCGTCCCGGTCGGCGAGATCAAGAAGCTGACGATCTGGGGCAACCACTCCGCCACCCAGTACCCGGACGTCTTCCACGCCGAGGTCGCGGGCAAGAACGCCGCCGAGGTCGTCAACGACGAGCAGTGGCTGGCCGACACCTTCATCCCGACCGTCGCCAAGCGCGGTGCCGCGATCATCGAGGCGCGCGGCGCCTCCTCGGCCGCCTCCGCCGCCAACGCCGCCATCGACCACGTCCACACCTGGGTCAACGGCACCGACGCCGACAACTGGACCTCCGCCGGTGTGGTCTCCGACGGCTCGTACGGGGTGCCGGAGGGCCTGATCTCCTCGTTCCCGGTCACCGCCGCGAACGGGAAGTTCGAGATCGTCCAGGGCCTGGACGTCAACGAGTTCTCGCGGACCCGCATCGACGCGTCGGTGAAGGAGCTCGAGGAGGAGCGCGAGGCCGTGCGGGGTCTCGGCCTGATCTGA
- a CDS encoding DUF3017 domain-containing protein, which yields MTAEASEPAAGEQRQTPPAQPSGPARLIRKSRRFPLITRDTARPEGGGRAAPGAAPAPARQWPLLAVMGGVGLGLLIVALDAFRAGTVLIGLSLLAGAFIRWALPEVGMLAVRSRFTDMLTYGLLGAAIVLLSLMAQPDPWVSIPFLDDVVHFTVR from the coding sequence ATGACGGCTGAGGCGAGCGAGCCGGCGGCCGGGGAGCAGCGGCAGACGCCGCCGGCGCAGCCTTCCGGCCCCGCCCGGCTCATCCGTAAGTCGCGCCGCTTCCCGCTGATCACCCGGGACACCGCGCGTCCGGAGGGCGGCGGCCGGGCCGCGCCCGGTGCCGCTCCGGCGCCCGCCCGGCAGTGGCCGCTGCTCGCGGTGATGGGCGGGGTGGGCCTGGGACTGCTGATCGTCGCCCTGGACGCGTTCCGGGCGGGCACCGTGCTGATCGGGCTGTCCCTGCTGGCGGGCGCCTTCATACGGTGGGCTCTGCCCGAGGTGGGGATGCTCGCGGTGCGGTCGCGCTTCACCGACATGCTGACCTACGGGCTGCTGGGCGCGGCGATCGTGCTGCTGTCCCTGATGGCCCAGCCGGATCCATGGGTGTCGATCCCGTTCCTGGATGACGTGGTGCATTTCACGGTGCGCTAG
- the sucC gene encoding ADP-forming succinate--CoA ligase subunit beta has translation MDLFEYQARDLFAKHGVPVLAGEVIDTPEAAREVAERLGGRAVVKAQVKVGGRGKAGGVKLASDPADAVEKAGQILGMDIKGHTVHKVMLAQTADIKEEYYVSFLLDRTNRTFLAMASVEGGVEIEVVAEQNPEALAKIPVDAIEGVTQEKAAEIVAAAKFPTEIADQVVEVLQKLWVVFIKEDALLVEVNPLVKTEDGKIIALDGKVSLDENAAFRQPEHEALEDKAAANPLEAAAKAKGLNYVKLDGEVGIIGNGAGLVMSTLDVVAYAGENHGNVKPANFLDIGGGASAEVMANGLEIILGDPDVKSVFVNVFGGITACDAVANGIVQALELLKSKGEDVSKPLVVRLDGNNAELGRKILTDANHPLVQQVDTMDGAAERAAELAAK, from the coding sequence GTGGACCTGTTCGAATACCAGGCGAGGGACCTCTTCGCCAAGCACGGTGTACCGGTGCTGGCCGGTGAAGTCATCGACACGCCTGAGGCGGCGCGCGAGGTGGCCGAGCGCCTGGGCGGCCGCGCGGTCGTCAAGGCGCAGGTGAAGGTCGGCGGCCGAGGCAAGGCCGGTGGCGTCAAGCTGGCCTCCGACCCGGCCGACGCCGTGGAGAAGGCCGGCCAGATCCTGGGCATGGACATCAAGGGCCACACGGTCCACAAGGTGATGCTGGCCCAGACCGCGGACATCAAGGAGGAGTACTACGTCTCCTTCCTGCTGGACCGCACCAACCGCACCTTCCTCGCCATGGCCTCCGTCGAGGGCGGCGTGGAGATCGAGGTCGTCGCGGAGCAGAACCCCGAGGCGCTCGCCAAGATCCCGGTGGACGCCATCGAGGGTGTGACCCAGGAGAAGGCCGCCGAGATCGTCGCCGCCGCGAAGTTCCCGACCGAGATCGCGGACCAGGTCGTCGAGGTCCTGCAGAAGCTGTGGGTCGTCTTCATCAAGGAAGACGCGCTGCTCGTCGAGGTCAACCCGCTGGTCAAGACCGAAGACGGCAAGATCATCGCGCTGGACGGCAAGGTCTCCCTGGACGAGAACGCCGCCTTCCGTCAGCCGGAGCACGAGGCGCTCGAGGACAAGGCCGCGGCCAACCCCCTCGAGGCGGCCGCGAAGGCCAAGGGCCTCAACTACGTCAAGCTCGACGGCGAGGTCGGCATCATCGGCAACGGCGCGGGTCTGGTCATGTCGACCCTCGACGTCGTCGCCTACGCCGGTGAGAACCACGGCAATGTGAAGCCCGCCAACTTCCTCGACATCGGTGGTGGCGCCTCCGCCGAGGTGATGGCCAACGGTCTCGAGATCATCCTCGGCGACCCGGACGTCAAGTCGGTCTTCGTCAACGTCTTCGGTGGCATCACCGCCTGTGACGCCGTCGCCAACGGCATCGTCCAGGCCCTGGAGCTGCTGAAGTCCAAGGGCGAGGACGTCTCCAAGCCGCTGGTCGTGCGCCTCGACGGCAACAACGCGGAGCTGGGTCGCAAGATCCTGACCGACGCCAACCACCCGCTCGTTCAGCAGGTGGACACCATGGACGGCGCGGCCGAGCGTGCCGCCGAGCTGGCTGCGAAGTAA
- the purN gene encoding phosphoribosylglycinamide formyltransferase — MASPPSPASPARPGRPVRLVVLVSGSGTNLQALLDAIAAEGVARYGAEVVAVGADRDGIEGLARAERAGIPTFVCRVKDHADRAEWDAALAEATAAHEPDVVVSAGFMKILGPRFLARFGGRCVNTHPALLPSFPGAHGVRDALAHGVKVTGCTVHFVDDGVDTGPIIAQGVVEVRDEDDESALHERIKEVERSLLVEVVGRLARHGYRIEGRKVRIP, encoded by the coding sequence GTGGCCTCCCCGCCTTCCCCCGCCAGCCCTGCCCGCCCCGGGCGCCCGGTCCGCCTCGTCGTACTCGTCTCCGGTTCCGGTACGAATCTGCAGGCGCTGCTCGACGCCATCGCCGCCGAGGGCGTGGCCCGCTACGGCGCCGAGGTGGTGGCCGTGGGCGCCGACCGCGACGGCATCGAGGGCCTGGCGCGCGCCGAGCGCGCCGGGATCCCCACGTTCGTGTGCCGGGTCAAGGACCACGCCGACCGCGCCGAGTGGGACGCGGCGCTGGCCGAGGCCACCGCCGCCCATGAGCCGGACGTGGTCGTCTCGGCCGGGTTCATGAAGATCCTGGGGCCCCGGTTCCTCGCCCGGTTCGGGGGCCGCTGCGTCAACACCCACCCCGCGCTGCTCCCGAGCTTTCCCGGTGCCCATGGCGTACGCGACGCGCTCGCGCACGGTGTGAAGGTGACCGGATGCACCGTCCACTTCGTCGACGACGGGGTCGACACCGGCCCGATCATCGCCCAGGGCGTGGTCGAGGTCCGGGACGAGGACGACGAGTCCGCTCTTCATGAGCGGATCAAGGAAGTCGAGCGCTCGCTGCTCGTCGAGGTCGTGGGGCGTCTGGCGCGTCACGGCTACCGCATAGAGGGACGAAAGGTAAGGATCCCGTGA
- a CDS encoding serine/arginine repetitive matrix protein 2, whose amino-acid sequence MSMHDGGVPGAPEAPGGPRQDARRALRALAVTIFLAAGIAFSGWVAFGGDGTSRHQAGPLPWDQESPTATPSADASQPSDLYPSPGPETGGPTGLPTDLPTDLPTGASPSATPFGTPSSPSLTGAAPPAGYRTQADPAGYHLAVPDGWERTTEGPSVYYTSPDDSTVIQVFELHGPESTPYESAQEAERIASTHRDYEQIALTRLGSDALDPAQLEYTYESKSDGHRRILDRRFAAPNGTMYAVLVISPSGDRAEAREVHQAAVDTFCPTAYCTAS is encoded by the coding sequence ATGAGCATGCATGACGGGGGAGTGCCGGGGGCGCCCGAAGCGCCGGGAGGGCCCCGGCAGGACGCCAGGCGGGCACTGCGGGCCTTGGCGGTGACGATCTTCCTGGCCGCGGGGATCGCGTTCTCCGGCTGGGTGGCCTTCGGCGGCGACGGCACTTCCCGCCATCAGGCGGGTCCGCTGCCCTGGGACCAGGAGAGCCCCACGGCCACGCCGAGCGCGGACGCCTCGCAGCCGAGCGATCTCTATCCCTCGCCCGGCCCCGAGACCGGTGGGCCCACCGGTCTCCCGACCGATCTCCCCACGGACCTGCCGACCGGGGCGTCCCCGTCCGCGACGCCCTTCGGCACCCCGTCCTCCCCCTCCCTGACCGGTGCCGCCCCGCCCGCGGGCTACCGCACCCAGGCCGACCCCGCCGGATACCACCTCGCGGTCCCGGACGGCTGGGAGCGGACGACCGAGGGCCCCAGCGTCTACTACACCTCGCCCGACGACAGCACCGTGATCCAGGTCTTCGAGCTGCACGGCCCCGAGTCGACGCCGTACGAGTCCGCCCAGGAGGCCGAGCGGATCGCCTCCACCCACCGCGACTACGAGCAGATCGCCCTCACCCGGCTGGGCTCGGACGCCCTGGACCCGGCACAGCTGGAGTACACGTACGAGTCCAAGAGCGACGGCCACCGCCGGATACTCGACCGCCGCTTCGCCGCCCCCAACGGCACGATGTACGCGGTGCTGGTGATCAGTCCCTCGGGGGACCGGGCGGAAGCGCGGGAGGTCCATCAGGCGGCGGTGGACACCTTCTGTCCGACCGCCTACTGCACGGCTTCCTGA